A single Dechloromonas denitrificans DNA region contains:
- a CDS encoding ABC-type transport auxiliary lipoprotein family protein, producing MSRLVLILIFVSLSACFTSGKRGTEKGLAIYDLGPPAASRLADERKMPLAVEVRAPLWMDSLGVNYRLVYADASRLHEYSRVRWAGPPAQLIQQHLMQQLDLSPTGQARSRCVLRVEISEFTQVFVSPGSSKGVLRGHVHWLDQARHQLAEVNLDIEKAANSQDSHGGIGALRATVEQLAVDLQAWEKQLAASGKAGSCSG from the coding sequence ATGAGCCGGCTAGTCCTGATCCTGATTTTCGTTTCGCTCAGTGCCTGTTTTACCTCGGGTAAGCGTGGCACGGAAAAAGGCTTGGCGATCTACGATCTGGGGCCGCCGGCTGCGTCACGCCTCGCCGACGAAAGAAAAATGCCGCTTGCCGTCGAGGTGCGCGCGCCGCTCTGGATGGACTCGCTCGGCGTCAATTACCGGCTGGTCTATGCCGATGCCTCGCGTCTGCACGAATATTCGCGAGTCCGCTGGGCCGGTCCGCCAGCTCAGCTGATTCAGCAGCACCTGATGCAACAGCTGGATTTGTCGCCGACCGGGCAGGCCCGCTCTCGGTGCGTCCTGCGCGTCGAAATCAGCGAATTCACCCAGGTTTTCGTCAGTCCGGGCAGCAGTAAGGGCGTTCTACGGGGGCATGTGCATTGGCTCGACCAGGCGCGCCATCAATTGGCCGAAGTTAACCTGGATATCGAGAAAGCCGCCAACAGCCAAGATTCGCATGGTGGCATCGGTGCGCTACGGGCGACGGTTGAGCAACTGGCCGTCGATTTGCAGGCCTGGGAAAAACAACTGGCGGCCAGCGGCAAAGCCGGAAGCTGTTCCGGTTAG
- a CDS encoding energy-coupling factor ABC transporter permease, which yields MNLPDTLLGEEWYWAAWVVWLLFFARSVWRAPWGRLKDSEQLNLWLGMIVLLTLVWSLKAGVKPGLGFHLLGATVFTLSCGPHLAFIGLSLVTAGITLNGAGGPLAFAANALLLGGLGVAFSQGFYRFLSPLLPRHFFVYIFVNGFFGSALTIIGVGFSVTLFLAVAGVYEWEYLISEYFPYFFLLAFSEAWLSGMVMTLFVVYRPNWVITFDDSRYLADK from the coding sequence GTGAATCTACCGGATACCTTGCTGGGCGAAGAATGGTACTGGGCGGCTTGGGTCGTCTGGCTGCTGTTCTTCGCCCGCAGCGTTTGGCGTGCCCCGTGGGGGCGGCTGAAGGACAGCGAGCAACTGAATCTCTGGCTCGGCATGATCGTCTTGCTGACCCTGGTCTGGAGCCTGAAAGCCGGCGTCAAGCCCGGCCTCGGTTTTCATCTGCTGGGGGCGACGGTCTTTACGCTGAGTTGCGGGCCGCATCTGGCCTTTATCGGTTTGTCGCTGGTAACCGCCGGTATTACCCTGAACGGTGCCGGCGGACCGCTGGCCTTTGCGGCCAACGCCCTGTTGCTGGGCGGGCTGGGCGTGGCGTTCAGTCAGGGTTTCTATCGTTTCTTGTCGCCGCTACTGCCCCGACACTTCTTTGTTTACATTTTTGTTAATGGTTTTTTTGGTTCGGCGCTGACGATTATCGGTGTCGGCTTCTCTGTCACGCTCTTTCTCGCGGTGGCCGGTGTTTACGAGTGGGAATATCTGATCAGTGAATATTTCCCCTATTTCTTCCTGTTGGCTTTTTCGGAAGCCTGGTTGTCCGGCATGGTGATGACCTTATTTGTCGTTTATCGCCCCAACTGGGTGATCACCTTCGATGATTCCCGCTATCTGGCAGACAAATAG
- a CDS encoding electron transfer flavoprotein subunit alpha/FixB family protein has product MTILVIAEHDQLSLKAATLNTVAAAVKIGGEVHVLVAGSACAGAAQQAAGLHGVAKVKVADAAHYQSQTAENLTALIIAQAAGYSHILAPATTFGKNLLPRVAALLDVAQISEITGVEAADTFVRPIYAGNALATVKSADPVKVITVRTTAFDAVASGHSAPVETISPAADTAQTQLTHRELTKSERPELGAAKIIVSGGRGLGSGENYHALLEPLADKLGAALGASRAAVDAGFVPNDYQVGQTGKIVAPQLYIAVGISGAIQHLAGMKESKVIVAINKDPDAPIFQVADYGLVGDLFEVVPQLVGAVG; this is encoded by the coding sequence ATGACCATTCTCGTCATTGCCGAACACGACCAGCTCAGCCTCAAAGCCGCCACCCTCAACACCGTCGCCGCCGCCGTCAAGATCGGTGGCGAAGTGCACGTTCTGGTCGCCGGCAGCGCCTGCGCCGGCGCCGCCCAGCAAGCCGCCGGCCTGCACGGCGTCGCCAAGGTCAAAGTCGCCGACGCCGCCCACTACCAGAGCCAGACCGCCGAAAACCTGACCGCTCTGATCATCGCCCAGGCCGCCGGCTACAGCCACATCCTCGCCCCGGCCACCACCTTCGGCAAGAACCTGCTGCCGCGCGTCGCCGCCTTGCTCGACGTCGCCCAGATCTCGGAAATCACCGGCGTCGAAGCCGCCGACACCTTCGTCCGCCCGATCTACGCCGGCAACGCCCTGGCCACGGTCAAGAGCGCCGATCCGGTCAAGGTCATCACCGTCCGCACCACCGCCTTCGATGCCGTAGCCAGCGGCCACAGCGCCCCGGTCGAGACCATCAGCCCGGCGGCCGACACCGCCCAAACCCAACTTACCCACCGCGAACTGACCAAATCCGAACGGCCCGAACTCGGCGCCGCCAAGATCATCGTTTCCGGCGGGCGCGGTCTGGGCAGTGGCGAGAACTACCACGCCCTGCTCGAACCGCTCGCCGACAAGCTCGGTGCCGCCCTCGGCGCCAGCCGTGCGGCGGTCGATGCCGGCTTCGTGCCGAACGACTACCAGGTCGGTCAGACCGGCAAGATTGTCGCACCGCAGCTCTACATCGCGGTCGGCATCTCGGGTGCCATCCAGCATTTGGCCGGCATGAAGGAATCGAAAGTCATCGTCGCCATCAACAAGGATCCCGATGCGCCGATCTTCCAGGTCGCCGATTACGGCCTGGTCGGCGATCTGTTTGAAGTCGTACCGCAACTGGTGGGAGCGGTCGGCTAA
- a CDS encoding ABC transporter ATP-binding protein, whose translation MSEPAVVELAGVSTVFGTQTIHRDLNLRVETGQIVGLLGGSGSGKTTLLREMLGLLRPTAGCVRLFGVDLNDGDAFLQRSIRRRLGMLFQQGALFSALSVFDNIAFPLRELRCLDEDWICRLVHLKLAMVELEPEHGKLMPAELSGGMVKRVALARALALEPELLLLDEPTAGLDPDRSQNFVDLVGALQKALGLTVIMVTHDLNTLAGLASHVAVLADGQIIAFGPKDEVMTVDHPFVTGFFGADRRKLL comes from the coding sequence CAGACCATCCACCGGGATCTGAATCTGCGCGTCGAGACCGGACAGATCGTCGGTCTGCTGGGCGGTTCGGGGAGCGGGAAGACCACTTTGCTGCGCGAGATGCTCGGGCTGCTCCGACCGACGGCCGGCTGCGTCCGCCTGTTCGGTGTCGATCTCAACGATGGCGATGCATTTCTCCAGCGCAGCATACGCCGCCGGTTGGGCATGTTGTTTCAGCAAGGTGCCCTGTTTTCGGCCCTTTCGGTTTTCGACAACATCGCTTTTCCGCTGCGCGAACTGCGGTGCCTCGACGAGGACTGGATCTGTCGCCTGGTGCACCTCAAGCTGGCCATGGTCGAATTGGAACCGGAGCACGGCAAGCTGATGCCGGCCGAACTCTCCGGCGGCATGGTCAAGCGCGTTGCCCTGGCCCGGGCGCTGGCCCTGGAGCCGGAGTTGCTGCTGCTCGACGAACCGACGGCCGGCCTCGATCCGGATCGCAGCCAGAATTTCGTCGACCTGGTTGGCGCCTTGCAGAAGGCGCTCGGCCTGACCGTCATCATGGTCACGCATGATCTCAATACCCTGGCCGGACTGGCCAGCCACGTGGCGGTTCTGGCCGATGGCCAGATCATTGCCTTCGGCCCGAAAGACGAGGTGATGACCGTTGATCATCCTTTCGTCACCGGCTTTTTTGGCGCAGATCGCCGGAAACTGCTTTAA
- a CDS encoding MlaD family protein, producing the protein MENKSHAFAAGLFALLLVAAMLLAIYWLGGDKDNTHDYIVVTKQNIGGLNPQAQVRYRGIRVGKVSDIRLDPEDYSNILVTISVNEDVPLTRGTIARLNYQGVTGLAHILLLETGKDMEPLEPNDEKPPHITMLPSLLDELGETGAATLRQARQLMVNANAMLSEENRQHLTATLANLESASANMKPALENLNGTMGQMKKLLDDRNIKSISVAAGEVGPLLAETRLLIGKMQAATDKLDVAIGDPSATGASALMPRLNEMATDFSMTSRQLSRVLRILEDTPQGLVFGAPALPPGPGEPGFQTGGAK; encoded by the coding sequence ATGGAAAACAAGTCGCACGCTTTTGCCGCCGGACTTTTTGCTCTGCTGCTCGTCGCCGCGATGCTGCTCGCCATCTACTGGCTGGGCGGTGACAAGGACAACACACATGACTACATCGTCGTCACCAAGCAGAACATTGGCGGCCTCAACCCCCAGGCGCAGGTTCGCTATCGCGGTATCCGGGTTGGCAAGGTCAGCGATATTCGCCTCGACCCCGAGGATTACAGCAATATCCTGGTGACCATCTCGGTCAATGAAGACGTGCCGCTGACGCGCGGTACGATCGCCCGGCTGAACTATCAAGGGGTGACCGGGCTGGCGCATATCCTGCTGCTGGAAACCGGCAAGGACATGGAACCGCTGGAGCCTAACGACGAGAAGCCGCCGCATATCACGATGCTTCCGTCCTTGCTCGATGAACTCGGCGAAACCGGCGCGGCAACCTTGCGTCAGGCCCGGCAACTGATGGTCAATGCCAATGCAATGTTGAGCGAAGAAAACCGGCAGCACCTGACGGCGACGCTGGCCAATCTCGAGTCGGCCTCGGCCAACATGAAGCCGGCGCTGGAAAACCTGAACGGCACCATGGGGCAAATGAAGAAGCTGCTCGACGATCGGAACATCAAGAGTATCTCGGTGGCGGCCGGCGAGGTTGGACCCCTGCTGGCGGAAACGCGGCTGCTGATCGGCAAGATGCAGGCCGCCACCGATAAATTGGATGTAGCGATAGGCGATCCATCGGCCACTGGCGCTTCGGCATTGATGCCGCGCCTGAACGAGATGGCCACGGATTTTTCGATGACTTCCCGCCAGTTGAGCCGCGTTCTGCGCATCCTCGAAGACACGCCGCAAGGCCTGGTCTTCGGGGCGCCGGCTTTGCCGCCGGGGCCGGGTGAGCCAGGGTTCCAGACTGGTGGAGCGAAATGA
- a CDS encoding TetR/AcrR family transcriptional regulator gives MENKTVNSSLKSTLPRTRGRAQSPRTQLDPDRWIEEAIEVLARDGIAGLRVEVLAKRCGVTKGSFYWHFKDRQSLLDAVLEHWKAGRIFDIEKTTAVAPGKERDQLHYAIEVYGASRNRKGMAIELAVRDWARHDAQAAAVVESVDLYRLECTRKLFVAAGMSDAEAKSRSLLLYACVFGLSLMHYSHFDDNLANLKQRIAERIISD, from the coding sequence ATGGAAAATAAAACTGTCAACTCCTCCTTGAAATCAACGCTCCCCCGTACGCGCGGTCGCGCCCAATCGCCACGCACCCAACTCGACCCTGATCGCTGGATAGAAGAGGCTATCGAGGTGCTGGCGCGCGACGGCATTGCCGGTCTGCGCGTCGAAGTTCTCGCCAAGCGTTGTGGCGTGACCAAGGGCAGCTTCTACTGGCACTTCAAGGATCGCCAGTCGCTGCTCGACGCCGTGCTTGAACACTGGAAGGCGGGGCGCATTTTCGATATCGAGAAGACCACGGCGGTCGCCCCGGGCAAGGAGCGCGACCAGTTGCATTACGCCATCGAGGTTTACGGTGCGAGTCGCAACCGCAAGGGCATGGCGATTGAACTGGCCGTCCGCGACTGGGCACGGCATGACGCGCAAGCTGCGGCGGTCGTCGAATCGGTCGATCTCTATCGGCTGGAATGCACGCGCAAGCTGTTTGTCGCCGCCGGAATGTCGGATGCCGAAGCGAAGAGCCGCAGCCTGCTGCTCTACGCCTGCGTATTCGGCCTGTCGCTGATGCATTACAGCCATTTCGACGACAACCTCGCCAATCTCAAACAGCGTATTGCCGAGCGCATCATTTCCGACTAA
- a CDS encoding electron transfer flavoprotein subunit beta/FixA family protein, protein MKILVPVKRVVDYNVKIRVKADGSGVDLANVKMSMNPFDEIAIEEAVRLKEAGIASEVIAVSCGVAACQETLRTAMAIGADRGILVETDVELQPLAVAKLLKALCDKEQPQLVICGKQAIDDDANQTGQMLAALQNWPQATFASKVVIADGQATVTREIDGGLETLAISLPAVVSTDLRLNEPRYATLPNIMKAKKKPLDTVKPADLGVDVAPRLTTLKVAEPAKRSAGVKVADVAELVNKLRNEAKVI, encoded by the coding sequence GTGAAAATTCTCGTCCCCGTGAAACGGGTAGTGGACTACAACGTCAAGATTCGGGTGAAGGCCGACGGTTCGGGTGTTGACCTGGCCAACGTCAAGATGAGCATGAACCCCTTCGACGAAATCGCCATTGAAGAAGCCGTCCGGCTGAAGGAGGCCGGCATCGCCAGCGAAGTCATCGCCGTCTCCTGCGGCGTCGCCGCCTGCCAGGAAACCCTGCGCACCGCGATGGCGATCGGTGCCGACCGCGGCATCCTCGTCGAAACCGACGTCGAGCTCCAGCCACTGGCCGTCGCCAAGCTGTTGAAAGCCCTGTGCGACAAGGAACAACCGCAACTCGTCATCTGCGGCAAACAAGCCATCGACGACGATGCCAACCAGACCGGCCAGATGCTCGCCGCGCTGCAAAACTGGCCGCAAGCCACCTTCGCCTCGAAGGTCGTCATCGCCGACGGCCAAGCGACGGTCACCCGGGAAATCGACGGCGGCCTCGAAACCCTGGCGATCAGCCTGCCAGCCGTCGTTTCCACCGACCTGCGCCTGAACGAGCCGCGCTACGCTACGCTGCCCAACATCATGAAAGCCAAAAAGAAGCCGCTCGACACCGTCAAGCCGGCCGACCTCGGCGTCGATGTCGCGCCGCGCCTGACGACGCTGAAAGTCGCCGAACCCGCCAAGCGCAGTGCCGGCGTCAAGGTCGCCGACGTCGCCGAACTCGTCAACAAGCTTCGCAATGAAGCGAAAGTGATCTAA